In a genomic window of Curtobacterium flaccumfaciens pv. betae:
- the rpoB gene encoding DNA-directed RNA polymerase subunit beta gives MAAAPNASTNPKNGRNHSRLSFAKITDTLTVPDLLALQTESFDWLVGNDVWKARLAEGQEQGRTDLALHSGLEEIFEEISPIEDLGETMQLSFTAPELEDPKYSIDDCKERGKTYAAPLYVNAEFMNHMTGEIKTQTVFMGDFPLMTERGTFIINGTERVVVSQLVRSPGVYFERQQEKTSDKDIYSARIIPSRGAWLEFEIDKRDQVGVRIDRKRKQSVTVFLKALGLTSEEIMDEFQGFASIESTLEKDAVLTKEEALKDIYRKLRPGEQVAAEAARALLDNFYFNPKRYDLAKVGRYKVNRKLGMDAPLSDSVLTVKDIVATIKYLVSLHAERTTIDGVRDGEPVQLRLDVDDIDHFGNRRIRAVGELIQNQVRTGLSRMERVVRERMTTQDIEAITPQTLINVRPVVAAIKEFFGTSQLSQFMDQNNPLAGLTHKRRLSALGPGGLSRERAGVEVRDVHPSHYGRMCPIETPEGPNIGLIGSLASFGRINSFGFIETPYRRVVDGEVTKTIDYLTASEEDDFVVAQANAPLTNDFHFADDKVLVRKKGGEVELVAKDEVDYMDVSPRQMVSVATSLIPFLEHDDANRALMGANMQRQAVPLLRSESPLVGTGMEGYTAIDAGDVVTADKAGVVSEVSADAVTLQLDEGGTQTYYLRKFDRSNQGTSYNHRVIVSAGERVEQGEVIADGPATENGELALGKNLLVAFMPWEGYNYEDAMILSQNLIKDDTLSSIHIEEYEVDARDTKLGKEEITRDLPNVSPDLLADLDERGIIRIGAEVRPGDILVGKVTPKGETELSAEERLLRAIFNEKSREVRDTSLKVPHGEEGTIIGVKVFDSQDGDDELGSGVNQRVVVYIAQKRKITAGDKLAGRHGNKGVISTILPVEDMPFLADGTPVDIVLNPLGVPGRMNFGQVLEIHLGWLAKQGWNVEGIQDWAENLPEAAHSAEPGTKVATPVFDGAYEREIEGLLDSTLPNRDGERLIGSSGKAQLFDGRSGEPFPEPVSVGYMYILKLHHLVDDKIHARSTGPYSMITQQPLGGKAQFGGQRFGEMEVWALEAYGAAYALQELLTIKSDDILGRVKVYEAIVKGENIQEPGIPESFKVLMKEMQSLCLNVEVLSADGQAVSLRDNDDEVFRAAEELGINISSRFESSSVDDI, from the coding sequence TTGGCTGCTGCGCCCAACGCATCCACCAACCCCAAGAACGGTCGCAACCACTCGCGACTCTCGTTCGCCAAGATCACGGACACCCTCACGGTTCCTGATCTGCTCGCACTCCAGACGGAGAGCTTCGACTGGCTCGTCGGCAACGACGTCTGGAAGGCCCGCCTCGCCGAAGGGCAGGAGCAGGGTCGTACCGACCTCGCGCTGCACTCGGGGCTCGAGGAGATCTTCGAGGAGATCTCCCCGATCGAGGACCTCGGCGAGACCATGCAGCTCTCGTTCACCGCGCCGGAGCTCGAAGACCCGAAGTACTCGATCGACGACTGCAAGGAGCGCGGCAAGACCTACGCCGCTCCGCTGTACGTCAACGCCGAGTTCATGAACCACATGACGGGTGAGATCAAGACGCAGACGGTCTTCATGGGCGACTTCCCGCTCATGACCGAACGCGGCACGTTCATCATCAACGGCACCGAGCGCGTCGTCGTGTCGCAGCTCGTCCGTTCGCCCGGCGTGTACTTCGAGCGCCAGCAGGAGAAGACCTCCGACAAGGACATCTACTCGGCGCGGATCATCCCGTCGCGTGGTGCCTGGCTCGAGTTCGAGATCGACAAGCGCGACCAGGTGGGCGTGCGCATCGACCGCAAGCGCAAGCAGTCCGTGACCGTCTTCCTCAAGGCCCTCGGCCTGACGAGCGAAGAGATCATGGACGAGTTCCAGGGCTTCGCGTCGATCGAGTCGACCCTCGAGAAGGACGCCGTCCTCACGAAGGAAGAGGCGCTCAAGGACATCTACCGCAAGCTCCGTCCGGGCGAGCAGGTCGCTGCCGAGGCCGCGCGTGCGCTCCTCGACAACTTCTACTTCAACCCGAAGCGTTACGACCTGGCGAAGGTCGGCCGCTACAAGGTCAACCGCAAGCTCGGCATGGACGCCCCGCTGTCCGACTCGGTGCTCACCGTCAAGGACATCGTCGCGACGATCAAGTACCTGGTGTCGCTGCACGCTGAGCGCACCACGATCGACGGCGTCCGTGACGGCGAGCCGGTGCAGCTGCGCCTCGACGTGGACGACATCGACCACTTCGGCAACCGTCGCATCCGCGCCGTCGGCGAGCTCATCCAGAACCAGGTCCGCACGGGTCTGTCCCGCATGGAGCGCGTCGTCCGCGAGCGCATGACCACGCAGGACATCGAGGCGATCACGCCCCAGACGCTCATCAACGTGCGTCCGGTCGTCGCCGCGATCAAGGAGTTCTTCGGAACGTCCCAGCTGTCGCAGTTCATGGACCAGAACAACCCGCTCGCGGGCCTGACGCACAAGCGTCGTCTCTCGGCCCTCGGCCCGGGTGGTCTGTCCCGTGAGCGTGCCGGCGTCGAGGTCCGTGACGTCCACCCGTCGCACTACGGCCGCATGTGCCCGATCGAGACCCCGGAAGGCCCGAACATCGGCCTGATCGGTTCGCTCGCGTCGTTCGGTCGGATCAACTCCTTCGGCTTCATCGAGACCCCGTACCGTCGCGTCGTCGACGGCGAGGTCACGAAGACCATCGACTACCTCACCGCTTCGGAAGAGGACGACTTCGTCGTCGCGCAGGCAAACGCCCCGCTGACGAACGACTTCCACTTCGCCGACGACAAGGTGCTCGTCCGCAAGAAGGGTGGCGAGGTCGAACTCGTCGCCAAGGACGAGGTCGACTACATGGACGTCTCCCCGCGCCAGATGGTGTCGGTCGCGACGTCGCTCATCCCGTTCCTCGAGCACGACGACGCGAACCGCGCCCTCATGGGTGCGAACATGCAGCGTCAGGCCGTCCCGCTGCTCCGTTCCGAGTCGCCGCTCGTCGGCACCGGCATGGAGGGCTACACGGCCATCGACGCCGGCGACGTCGTCACCGCCGACAAGGCCGGTGTCGTCTCCGAGGTCTCGGCCGACGCCGTCACCCTGCAGCTCGACGAGGGCGGCACGCAGACCTACTACCTGCGCAAGTTCGACCGCTCCAACCAGGGCACGAGCTACAACCACCGCGTCATCGTCTCCGCAGGCGAGCGCGTGGAGCAGGGCGAGGTCATCGCCGACGGTCCCGCGACGGAGAACGGCGAGCTCGCGCTCGGCAAGAACCTCCTCGTCGCGTTCATGCCGTGGGAGGGCTACAACTACGAGGACGCGATGATCCTGTCGCAGAACCTCATCAAGGACGACACGCTCTCCTCGATCCACATCGAGGAGTACGAGGTCGACGCCCGCGACACCAAGCTCGGCAAGGAGGAGATCACGCGTGACCTCCCCAACGTCAGCCCGGACCTGCTGGCCGACCTCGACGAGCGCGGCATCATCCGCATCGGTGCCGAGGTCCGCCCCGGCGACATCCTCGTCGGCAAGGTCACGCCGAAGGGCGAGACCGAGCTGAGCGCCGAGGAGCGTCTGCTCCGTGCCATCTTCAACGAGAAGTCGCGCGAAGTCCGCGACACCTCGCTCAAGGTGCCCCACGGTGAAGAGGGCACGATCATCGGCGTCAAGGTGTTCGACTCGCAGGACGGCGACGACGAGCTCGGCTCGGGCGTCAACCAGCGCGTGGTCGTCTACATCGCCCAGAAGCGCAAGATCACCGCGGGTGACAAGCTCGCCGGTCGTCACGGCAACAAGGGCGTCATCTCGACCATCCTCCCGGTCGAGGACATGCCGTTCCTCGCCGACGGCACCCCCGTCGACATCGTCCTCAACCCGCTCGGCGTCCCCGGCCGCATGAACTTCGGCCAGGTGCTCGAGATCCACCTCGGGTGGCTCGCCAAGCAGGGCTGGAACGTCGAGGGCATCCAGGACTGGGCCGAGAACCTGCCGGAGGCAGCGCACAGCGCCGAGCCCGGCACCAAGGTCGCCACCCCGGTGTTCGACGGTGCGTACGAGCGCGAGATCGAGGGCCTCCTCGACTCGACCCTCCCGAACCGCGACGGCGAGCGCCTGATCGGCTCGTCCGGCAAGGCGCAGCTCTTCGACGGCCGCTCCGGCGAGCCGTTCCCGGAGCCCGTCTCGGTCGGCTACATGTACATCCTCAAGCTGCACCACCTGGTCGACGACAAGATCCACGCGCGTTCGACCGGTCCGTACTCGATGATCACGCAGCAGCCGCTGGGTGGTAAGGCGCAGTTCGGTGGACAGCGATTCGGTGAGATGGAGGTGTGGGCGCTCGAAGCGTACGGCGCCGCCTACGCCCTCCAGGAGCTCCTGACGATCAAGTCCGACGACATCCTCGGCCGCGTGAAGGTCTACGAGGCGATCGTCAAGGGCGAGAACATCCAGGAACCCGGCATCCCCGAGTCCTTCAAGGTCCTCATGAAGGAGATGCAGTCGCTCTGCCTGAACGTCGAGGTCCTCTCGGCCGACGGCCAGGCGGTCAGCCTGCGCGACAACGATGACGAGGTCTTCCGCGCTGCGGAGGAGCTGGGCATCAACATCTCCTCGCGGTTCGAGTCGTCCTCTGTCGACGACATCTGA
- a CDS encoding response regulator transcription factor, producing MTIRVLVVDDQAIVRDGLVTVLSLVPDLQVVGQAADGAEAIAAVDRYVPDVVLMDLRMPGVDGPTATARIVAEHPGVAVLVLTTYADDDSIVTALRAGARGYLTKDAGRAEIATAVRAVAAGQSTFDATVGARLVARLAGGAGADAGAAAGSAAPAGADPGRSLAARFPDLTPRELDVLERIADGRTNPQIAAELFLTVPTVKSYVNQVFAKLGVRTRAEAVARVLR from the coding sequence GTGACGATCCGGGTGCTCGTGGTCGACGACCAGGCCATCGTCCGCGACGGCCTGGTGACGGTGCTGTCGCTCGTGCCCGACCTGCAGGTCGTCGGGCAGGCGGCGGACGGTGCCGAGGCGATCGCCGCCGTCGACCGGTACGTGCCCGACGTCGTCCTGATGGACCTGCGGATGCCGGGGGTCGACGGGCCGACCGCGACCGCGCGGATCGTCGCCGAGCACCCCGGGGTGGCGGTCCTGGTGCTGACGACCTACGCCGACGACGACTCCATCGTCACCGCGCTGCGGGCGGGCGCGCGCGGCTACCTGACGAAGGACGCCGGTCGGGCGGAGATCGCGACCGCGGTGCGGGCGGTGGCCGCCGGGCAGTCGACCTTCGACGCGACCGTGGGGGCGCGGCTGGTGGCGCGCCTCGCCGGTGGTGCTGGTGCCGATGCCGGCGCCGCTGCTGGTTCCGCTGCGCCGGCGGGAGCTGATCCGGGCCGGTCCCTCGCTGCCCGGTTCCCGGATCTCACCCCGCGCGAACTGGACGTCCTCGAGCGGATCGCGGACGGCCGGACGAACCCGCAGATCGCCGCCGAGCTGTTCCTGACGGTCCCCACCGTGAAGTCGTACGTGAACCAGGTGTTCGCGAAGCTCGGGGTCCGGACCCGCGCCGAGGCCGTCGCCCGCGTCCTGCGCTGA
- a CDS encoding sensor histidine kinase: MSLPTDPDPTDPAGVRSRSVLSWGLNAVGIAVVAFWFVRNGLLLHHPAWVWVLGAVALAAWAVREGARTPRVLVAAAGVMTAAGSCVVVPTDSLLVVPVIVGLVVLGADLRLPVWTAAVAALAAIVVVAVTATLEQASVQLVLGVSGGLLLGVLVGFSRRQVRITTAQARETERQQQRARLLADRSRASRDIHDVLAHSLGGLVLQLDAVEALLEAGRVDEATRRAGDARALAADGLAEARRAVHALRDEPQPDQPEPTRASSPSADHASGLTALLDAHRSFGGEVVVQGDAALAVLDDAHRAAVVQVVREALSNARRHAPGRPVSLSVIRDGDAVDVVVANPLPSGGQGLLGMRERFAELGSEATVEAERSDDEFVVAMHLPVDGSVDAETADAPGAAEDDRS; the protein is encoded by the coding sequence GTGAGCCTGCCCACCGACCCGGACCCGACCGACCCCGCCGGGGTCCGGTCCCGCTCGGTGCTGTCCTGGGGACTCAACGCCGTCGGGATCGCCGTGGTCGCCTTCTGGTTCGTCCGGAACGGCCTCCTGCTCCACCACCCCGCGTGGGTCTGGGTCCTCGGGGCCGTGGCGCTCGCCGCCTGGGCCGTCCGCGAAGGAGCACGCACGCCCCGCGTGCTCGTCGCCGCAGCCGGCGTGATGACCGCCGCCGGATCCTGCGTCGTGGTGCCGACCGACTCGCTCCTGGTCGTCCCGGTGATCGTCGGGCTCGTCGTCCTCGGCGCCGACCTCCGCCTGCCGGTCTGGACGGCCGCGGTCGCCGCGCTCGCCGCCATCGTGGTGGTCGCCGTCACCGCGACGCTCGAGCAGGCGTCGGTGCAGCTCGTCCTCGGCGTGAGCGGCGGGCTGCTGCTCGGCGTGCTCGTCGGATTCAGCCGTCGGCAGGTCCGGATCACGACGGCGCAGGCCCGCGAGACCGAGCGTCAGCAGCAGCGCGCACGGCTCCTCGCCGACCGGTCGCGGGCGTCCCGGGACATCCACGACGTCCTCGCCCACTCGCTCGGCGGCCTGGTGCTGCAGCTCGACGCGGTCGAGGCCCTGCTCGAGGCCGGCCGCGTCGACGAGGCCACCCGCCGAGCCGGCGATGCCCGCGCGCTGGCCGCGGACGGCCTGGCCGAGGCGCGGCGTGCGGTGCACGCGCTCCGCGACGAACCGCAGCCCGACCAGCCGGAGCCGACCCGTGCCTCCAGTCCGTCCGCCGACCACGCGTCGGGCCTGACGGCCCTGCTCGACGCGCACCGCTCGTTCGGCGGCGAGGTCGTCGTGCAGGGCGACGCGGCCCTCGCGGTCCTCGACGACGCCCACCGGGCCGCCGTGGTCCAGGTCGTCCGGGAGGCCCTCAGCAACGCCCGCAGGCACGCTCCCGGCCGCCCCGTGTCCCTGTCGGTGATCCGGGACGGCGACGCCGTGGACGTCGTCGTGGCCAACCCGCTGCCGAGCGGCGGACAGGGGTTGCTCGGGATGCGCGAGCGGTTCGCGGAACTCGGCAGCGAGGCCACGGTGGAGGCCGAGCGTTCCGACGACGAGTTCGTCGTCGCCATGCACCTGCCCGTCGACGGTTCGGTCGATGCGGAGACCGCGGACGCTCCAGGCGCCGCCGAGGACGACCGCTCGTGA
- a CDS encoding spermidine synthase, producing MADAFDGFRIGAGYSVVEPDRHRPGSFTLVVDGTPQSHVDLEDPTHLAFEYIRRIGHAIDLLPDGPITALHLGAGALTLPRYVAVTRPGSRQQVIELERDLVEHVREALPFPRGASIRVRYGDAREVLGKLPAGLRGTVDLAVVDVFGGSQIPAHVTSVEFYREVAAFLSPTGIVAVNVADGAGLAFARGQASTLQSVLPSVAAVADTGMLKGRRFGNIVLLGSPTDLPVADMPRRYSSDPMPAKVVHGAELRSFIAGAPIVTDQTAVASPEPNRSVFGG from the coding sequence ATGGCTGATGCGTTCGACGGGTTCCGGATCGGTGCGGGGTACTCGGTGGTGGAGCCGGACCGGCACCGACCGGGGTCCTTCACCCTGGTGGTGGACGGCACCCCGCAGTCGCACGTGGACCTCGAGGACCCGACCCACCTGGCGTTCGAGTACATCCGCCGGATCGGGCACGCGATCGACCTGCTGCCGGACGGCCCGATCACGGCACTGCACCTGGGCGCCGGCGCCCTCACCCTGCCCCGCTACGTCGCGGTGACCCGTCCGGGTTCGCGGCAGCAGGTGATCGAGCTCGAGCGTGACCTGGTCGAGCACGTGCGCGAGGCCCTGCCGTTCCCCCGTGGCGCGTCGATCCGGGTGCGGTACGGCGATGCCCGGGAGGTCCTCGGCAAGCTGCCCGCCGGGCTCCGCGGCACCGTGGACCTGGCGGTGGTGGACGTCTTCGGCGGTTCGCAGATCCCCGCACACGTGACGAGCGTCGAGTTCTACCGCGAGGTCGCCGCGTTCCTGTCGCCGACGGGCATCGTCGCGGTGAACGTGGCCGACGGCGCCGGGTTGGCCTTCGCCCGCGGGCAGGCGTCGACGCTGCAGTCGGTGCTGCCGTCGGTCGCGGCGGTGGCGGACACCGGGATGCTCAAGGGCCGGCGGTTCGGGAACATCGTGCTGCTCGGGTCGCCGACCGACCTGCCGGTGGCGGACATGCCGAGGCGGTACTCGTCCGACCCGATGCCGGCCAAGGTCGTGCACGGTGCGGAGCTCCGGTCGTTCATCGCCGGGGCGCCGATCGTCACGGACCAGACGGCGGTCGCGTCGCCGGAGCCGAACCGGAGCGTGTTCGGGGGCTGA
- a CDS encoding DUF4064 domain-containing protein: MTNDDRNDQDRTGDGQAPRWGDAPQQQQPDADAPRYGERVDPAPTSTPQYGEQYGQGQQQYGQQSGQGQQQYGQQSGQGQQQYGQQQYGQPSSTPSWNDQQRHDQGQHHDQQPYAAAPAHSGAPAWQSHDEPKPKKKKTVGIIAFVLGLLALVLGVVGGYIMGSAISNSGVIDQITQNGSTNLTPEQMQSEVMSDPDVRSQLVGGIAVIGIAAFLGLWALVQGIIAAVAKRGRVWGILAIVLAVVATIATFVTYAGVAAAGAVGANS, translated from the coding sequence ATGACGAACGACGACCGGAACGACCAGGACCGGACGGGCGACGGCCAGGCGCCGCGCTGGGGCGACGCCCCGCAGCAGCAGCAGCCCGACGCCGATGCCCCGCGGTACGGCGAGCGTGTGGACCCGGCGCCGACCTCGACCCCGCAGTACGGCGAGCAGTACGGGCAGGGCCAGCAGCAGTACGGGCAGCAGTCCGGGCAGGGCCAGCAGCAGTACGGGCAGCAGTCCGGGCAGGGCCAGCAGCAGTACGGCCAGCAGCAGTACGGCCAGCCGTCGAGCACGCCGAGCTGGAACGACCAGCAGCGCCACGACCAGGGCCAGCACCACGACCAGCAGCCGTACGCCGCCGCGCCCGCGCACTCCGGTGCCCCGGCCTGGCAGAGCCACGACGAGCCGAAGCCCAAGAAGAAGAAGACCGTCGGCATCATCGCCTTCGTGCTCGGCCTGCTCGCGCTCGTGCTCGGCGTCGTCGGCGGCTACATCATGGGTTCGGCCATCAGCAACAGCGGTGTGATCGACCAGATCACGCAGAACGGCTCGACGAACCTCACGCCCGAGCAGATGCAGAGCGAGGTCATGAGCGACCCGGACGTCCGCTCGCAGCTCGTGGGCGGCATCGCCGTGATCGGCATCGCCGCGTTCCTCGGACTCTGGGCACTCGTGCAGGGCATCATCGCGGCCGTCGCCAAGCGCGGTCGTGTCTGGGGCATCCTGGCGATCGTCCTGGCGGTCGTCGCGACCATCGCGACGTTCGTCACCTACGCCGGCGTGGCCGCTGCCGGCGCGGTGGGCGCCAACTCCTGA
- a CDS encoding SprT-like domain-containing protein — translation MTALEAVRLRAEALIAEHLGTGTWAFGFDHAKTRAGQCDFARKRITVSRHLATRFSDEDVEQVLLHEVAHALAGARAAHGPKWKRTAASIGYTGSRLHDGPIASELAPWIGTCPAGHEHFRYRMPTRPLACARCSRRFDARNVITWRRRTADDDAATMASTTA, via the coding sequence GTGACCGCGCTCGAGGCCGTCCGGCTCCGCGCCGAAGCGCTCATCGCCGAACACCTCGGCACCGGGACGTGGGCGTTCGGGTTCGACCACGCCAAGACCCGCGCGGGTCAGTGCGACTTCGCGCGGAAGCGGATCACGGTGAGCCGTCACCTGGCCACCCGGTTCTCCGACGAGGACGTCGAACAGGTCCTGCTGCACGAGGTCGCGCACGCACTCGCCGGCGCCCGGGCGGCACACGGACCGAAGTGGAAGCGCACGGCCGCGTCGATCGGGTACACCGGTTCCCGGCTGCACGACGGGCCGATCGCCAGCGAGCTCGCCCCCTGGATCGGCACCTGCCCCGCGGGACACGAGCACTTCCGGTACCGCATGCCCACCCGTCCCCTGGCCTGCGCCCGCTGTTCCCGGCGGTTCGACGCCCGGAACGTCATCACGTGGCGGCGTCGGACCGCGGACGACGACGCGGCCACGATGGCGTCGACTACCGCATGA
- a CDS encoding CGNR zinc finger domain-containing protein: MHTGQHIRTDAGSSWFFDAGRIALDFAHTGGFADDPTGRRPRSQLGELLASPADLDEWLSEHTEPIDVGASARELQDARALRAAIARLAVAAAPAPASTAAERTAVAVGLRAGAGRTRPAPDDIDTVNLFAALPDVPPSLPGGRRRAGANRVRLAQALSSVARDAVALFTEVGFDDVEADGRPTRLSRCSAEDCGLVFYDSSRGGTRRWCSMQRCGNRAKVRAHRARRAAE, from the coding sequence ATGCACACGGGGCAGCACATCCGCACGGACGCCGGTTCCTCCTGGTTCTTCGACGCCGGACGGATCGCGCTCGACTTCGCGCACACGGGTGGCTTCGCCGACGACCCCACCGGACGCCGACCGCGGTCGCAGCTCGGGGAGCTGCTCGCGAGCCCGGCCGACCTGGACGAGTGGCTCAGCGAGCACACCGAGCCGATCGACGTCGGTGCCAGCGCCCGCGAGCTGCAGGACGCCCGTGCCCTGCGTGCCGCGATCGCCCGGCTCGCCGTGGCCGCCGCCCCCGCGCCGGCGAGCACCGCCGCGGAGCGCACCGCCGTGGCGGTGGGCCTGCGTGCCGGAGCCGGCCGCACGCGCCCCGCGCCCGACGACATCGACACCGTCAACCTGTTCGCCGCCCTGCCGGACGTGCCCCCGAGCCTCCCGGGTGGCCGACGCCGCGCCGGAGCGAACCGGGTCCGCCTGGCGCAGGCCCTGTCGAGCGTCGCGCGCGACGCCGTCGCGCTCTTCACCGAGGTCGGCTTCGACGACGTCGAGGCCGACGGCCGGCCGACGCGCCTGAGCCGGTGCTCGGCCGAGGACTGCGGCCTGGTGTTCTACGACTCGTCGCGCGGTGGGACCCGTCGCTGGTGCTCGATGCAGCGGTGCGGCAACCGGGCGAAGGTCCGGGCGCACCGTGCTCGCCGCGCCGCGGAGTGA
- a CDS encoding Nramp family divalent metal transporter: MTDTASPRLDEHPSGAPRRRAAGLTLLGPAFVAAIAYVDPGNVAANLTAGAEYGYLLLWVLVAANASAVVVQYLSAKLGVVTGKSLPEHLGLRMRRTPRLLFWGQAEIVAAATDIAEVIGGALALYLLFDLPLVVGGIITGLVSMLLLTLHSRRGTRLFETVVTAMLAILTVGFCAGLLFARVTPADLVAGLVPRFEGAGSVLLAASMLGATVMPHAVYLHSALARDRHGDVPAGPERRRVLVATRWDVGLALIVAGGVNIAMLVLAAATLPGVAGTDSIPGAQRAIAENVGPVVGVLFAVGLLASGLASTSVGCMAGAEIMKGLLHVRIPLVARRAITLVPAIVLLALNADATMLLVVSQVVLSFGIAFAIVPLVVYTSRRSVMGTDVNAAPTRVVAWVIAAVIVALNVALVVLTLTG, encoded by the coding sequence ATGACCGACACTGCCAGCCCCCGGCTCGACGAGCACCCATCCGGTGCCCCGCGTCGTCGCGCAGCCGGGCTCACCCTGCTCGGACCGGCCTTCGTGGCGGCCATCGCGTACGTCGACCCGGGCAACGTCGCCGCCAACCTGACGGCCGGCGCCGAGTACGGGTACCTGCTGCTCTGGGTGCTCGTGGCCGCGAACGCCAGCGCCGTGGTGGTGCAGTACCTGTCCGCCAAGCTCGGGGTGGTGACGGGCAAGTCGCTGCCCGAACACCTCGGCCTGCGGATGCGACGAACGCCGCGCCTGCTGTTCTGGGGCCAGGCCGAGATCGTCGCCGCCGCGACCGACATCGCCGAGGTCATCGGCGGCGCGCTGGCGCTCTACCTGCTCTTCGACCTGCCACTCGTGGTCGGCGGGATCATCACCGGGCTCGTCTCGATGCTCCTGCTGACCCTGCACAGCCGCCGGGGCACGCGCCTGTTCGAGACCGTGGTGACGGCGATGCTCGCGATCCTGACGGTGGGCTTCTGCGCCGGGCTGCTGTTCGCCAGGGTCACACCGGCCGACCTGGTCGCCGGGCTCGTGCCGCGGTTCGAGGGCGCCGGGTCGGTGCTGCTCGCGGCCTCGATGCTCGGCGCAACCGTGATGCCGCACGCGGTGTACCTGCACTCGGCGCTCGCCCGGGACCGCCACGGGGACGTCCCCGCCGGGCCGGAGCGTCGCCGGGTGCTCGTCGCGACTCGGTGGGACGTCGGGCTCGCGCTGATCGTCGCGGGTGGGGTGAACATCGCGATGCTCGTCCTCGCCGCGGCCACCCTGCCCGGAGTCGCGGGCACCGACTCCATCCCCGGTGCGCAGCGCGCCATCGCCGAGAACGTCGGCCCGGTCGTCGGGGTGCTCTTCGCCGTGGGCCTGCTCGCGTCCGGCCTGGCCTCGACCTCGGTGGGCTGCATGGCCGGCGCGGAGATCATGAAGGGCCTGCTGCACGTGCGGATCCCGCTCGTGGCCCGGCGCGCGATCACCCTGGTGCCCGCGATCGTGCTGCTCGCCCTGAACGCCGACGCGACGATGCTGCTCGTCGTCAGCCAGGTGGTGCTGAGCTTCGGGATCGCCTTCGCGATCGTGCCCCTGGTGGTCTACACCTCGCGACGGAGCGTGATGGGGACCGACGTGAACGCCGCGCCCACCCGCGTGGTGGCGTGGGTGATCGCGGCGGTCATCGTGGCGCTCAACGTCGCACTGGTCGTGCTCACCCTGACCGGCTGA
- a CDS encoding DUF427 domain-containing protein, translating into MKAVVGDTVIAEAPEEDLIKIEGNWYFPPSSVKTELFTESPTQYHCPWKGDTQYFTVNVDGQALQDRAWSYPTPIPSSFDRVGKDYSGYVAFWKDVQVVE; encoded by the coding sequence ATGAAGGCAGTCGTCGGCGACACGGTGATCGCGGAGGCCCCCGAAGAGGACCTCATCAAGATCGAGGGCAACTGGTACTTTCCGCCGTCGAGCGTGAAGACCGAGCTCTTCACCGAGAGCCCCACCCAGTACCACTGCCCGTGGAAGGGCGACACCCAGTACTTCACGGTGAACGTCGACGGACAGGCGCTGCAGGACCGCGCGTGGTCGTACCCGACGCCGATCCCGTCGTCGTTCGACCGCGTCGGCAAGGACTACTCGGGCTACGTCGCGTTCTGGAAGGACGTCCAGGTCGTCGAGTGA
- a CDS encoding GNAT family N-acetyltransferase: MVMEIAPVPTLTGDRVTLEPLGQEHAEDLRAAVADGDLWRTWYTSVPAPAQVEAEIDRRLAEHEAGRMVPFAVRDRPTGRVVGATTFMHIDSGNRRVEIGSTFLARSAQRSGINTESKLLMLSHAFEAWQCIAVEFRTHWHNLQSRAAIAGLGAKQDGVLRNHAIGRDGTLRDTVVFSVIASEWPAVRLSLAERLRRHDRAEGSRRRSARHA, translated from the coding sequence ATGGTCATGGAGATCGCCCCCGTACCCACCCTGACCGGCGACCGTGTGACACTCGAGCCCCTCGGGCAGGAGCACGCGGAAGACCTGCGGGCGGCGGTCGCGGACGGCGATCTGTGGCGCACCTGGTACACCTCGGTGCCCGCCCCGGCACAGGTCGAGGCCGAGATCGACCGGCGGCTCGCCGAGCACGAGGCCGGCCGCATGGTGCCCTTCGCCGTGCGGGACCGCCCGACCGGCCGGGTGGTGGGTGCGACGACCTTCATGCACATCGACTCGGGCAACCGCCGTGTCGAGATCGGCAGCACGTTCCTGGCCAGGTCCGCGCAGCGATCGGGGATCAACACCGAGTCGAAGCTGCTCATGCTGTCGCACGCGTTCGAGGCGTGGCAGTGCATCGCGGTCGAGTTCCGCACCCACTGGCACAACCTGCAGTCCCGAGCGGCCATCGCGGGCCTCGGTGCCAAGCAGGACGGCGTGCTCCGGAACCACGCGATCGGCCGTGACGGCACCCTGCGCGACACCGTGGTGTTCTCCGTCATCGCGTCGGAGTGGCCGGCGGTCCGCCTCTCGCTGGCCGAGCGGCTCCGGCGGCACGACCGCGCCGAGGGGTCCCGCCGTCGGTCGGCCCGGCACGCCTGA